A single window of Nasonia vitripennis strain AsymCx chromosome 4, Nvit_psr_1.1, whole genome shotgun sequence DNA harbors:
- the LOC100123630 gene encoding E3 ubiquitin-protein ligase RNF123 isoform X1, translated as MYLKELVTNVFGSPFFDEINNPVSCNESLDKDHSEIQRIINQIEQRVGQILFEAKNENNLVDDREGRLGPKLVRLDTSTHHGLFIVSSDRLSVNSQSNFSTMRANTGVYRGKWMYEVQLGSKGVMQLGWGTAQCKFNQESGVGDIVNSYAYDGNRVRKWNVSTHKYGEPWLSGDIIGCAIDMDNGSISFYRNGKNLGVAFERITMGPGILYFPTVSLAFTENITTNFGTTPMRYPIEGYQILQQRPAVEIQNAQILFEWLERLLKEYKNLDDLIKFCKEDQIISIRAFMACVARCILKQIGPLVAVPYIAQDIFVPFVKKIIKIDNDMLFTCLDLMWTFLEKHEMKVCLETAVTYLSSVFRQVSVVLKYPDQCAVLVLLNNLCQHTRTRHYLLQFILFDKVKFANFIHVKPVDDDCLNNIVNTIWWETSPIDSLIESNKVHYTKACDEIKFCVTEVESLQVELLKTLLINTDGDATSTPTSRTIFLRKFRRFVKENLISSRSEFLQPMPMHQTPLPITLCCFHRLLVTFRVLWNDEIGLTNPVYTPCRSFCDSSINYSGIDRIGGVLSHLNKAFQNDLLQLLGSDHLQLQQETVTAEAENTQLTANAFAAGNTRVAAAAAAAAESPVISVFARMINVNSVNVGGSSLLERIGYFPYHSREDGTPMQLGPQDSAMSLIELLDGIILFYHAAAKKQIAKVANIRDVMSEYIIAISETKNRLDLVKNFNDRISQDIQLQLLKTIEIFNKKLTEQARHMAWVRAVVYSEEKQQRLVWLLKTILTTLEKASENGNLFSFVPEFYLEVLADLLNSLKNHIHPTVPMDRIAGFKEMLQEIAQFLCDHFQDTRIVNANSKDTLILTLAGFASNSMTLEALESVSRDSRMKMVSNLLRSYENRAWAQSNWILVRFWQGNGFAFRYDKSPHIAKKVGPKILNQESLAQPIKPCPSSVFQDHIKQVLLSNNQATTLFLNSLLNQLNWAFSEFIGMIQEIHNVSSRPERVFIESRQLKICATCFDLAVSLLRVLEMIASIAPNVFTDSSLPSSENLLARLCQLLCQILNRTSMQTSSFQHVVLLDIPDLQTVDHFPILTAVVGILLALLKEDMLISESDQVPKVTKAIITEPSFQMTSLYFVLGDVKNTKIKNLKPFSFLNYKDQHLHVTEAEIDLVKKMIRHLDYYRTQLPLAETPCNDDDLCTICYAYPITAIFKPCNHTSCHACIDRHLLNSRNCFFCKASITQVVSTEGKVLHEFSSETSIQVSSSESTEDSMQP; from the exons ATGTATCTTAAAGAATTGGTGACAAACGTTTTTGGATCACCTTTTTTTGATGAAATTAATAATCCTGTAAGCTGCAATGAATCACTCGATAAAGATCATTCAGA GATCCAACGGATTATTAATCAAATTGAACAACGAGTCGGACAAATATTATTTGAAGCaaagaatgaaaataatttggTTGATGATAGAGAAGGAAGATTAGGGCCTAAGCTTGTAAGGTTAGACACATCTACGCATCATGGTCTATTTATTGTATCATCTGACAGACTCAGCGTCAATTCACAAAGCAACTTTAGTACAATGAGAGCAAATACTGGAGTTTATCGAGGTAAATGGATGTACGAAGTTCAATTAGGCTCCAAAGGAGTAATGCAATTAGGCTGGGGCACGGCGCAATGTAAATTTAATCAAGAATCTGGAGTTG GTGATATAGTTAATTCGTACGCGTACGATGGAAACCGTGTGAGAAAGTGGAATGTATCCACGCACAAATATGGAGAGCCTTGGCTCTCTGGCGATATAATTGGCTGTGCTATAGATATGGATAATGGATCGATATCGTTTTATAGGAATGGAAAAAATTTAGGAGTGGCTTTTGAAAGAATTACCATGGGTCCAGGCATTCTGTATTTTCCAACAGTGAGTTTAGCGTTCACTGAAAATATAACAACAAATTTTGGAACAACACCAATGAGGTATCCGATAGAAGGTTATCAAATATTACAACAACGTCCAGCTGTTGAAATTCAGAATGCTCAAATTTTGTTTGAATGGTTGGAAAGACTACTCAAGGAGTATAAAAACCTAGATGATTTAATCAAGTTTTGTAAAGAAGATCAAATTATAAGTATCAGAGCTTTTATGGCATGTGTAGCAAggtgtattttaaaacaaattggTCCACTGGTCGCCGTACCGTACATTGCACAAGACATTTTTGTTCCGTttgtaaagaaaattataaaaattgataacgATATGCTATTCACGTGTTTGGACTTGATGTGGacgtttttagaaaaacatGAAATGAAAGTTTGTTTGGAAACTGCCGTTACCTATCTATCATCTGTATTTCGACAAGTGTCGGTTGTTCTCAAATATCCAGATCAGTGCGCGGTTCTCGTGTTGCTGAATAATCTGTGTCAACACACAAGAACGAGACATTACCTattgcaatttattttatttgacaAGGTGAAATTCGCTAATTTTATTCACGTTAAACCAGTAGATGACGACTGTTtgaataatattgtaaatacAATTTGGTGGGAAACCAGTCCGATTGATTCGTTGATAGAAAGTAATAAGGTGCATTATACGAAGGCTTGtgatgaaataaaattttgtgtaaCAG AAGTTGAATCACTTCAAGTAGAGTTATTAAAGACACTTTTGATCAATACCGATGGGGATGCAACCAGCACACCTACATCACGTACAATTTTTTTGAGGAAATTTCGACGTTTTGTGAAGGAAAATTTAATATCCAGCCGT TCTGAATTTCTGCAGCCAATGCCGATGCACCAGACCCCGTTACCTATCACATTGTGCTGTTTCCATCGACTTTTGGTGACTTTCAGAGTTTTGTGGAATGATGAAATCGGCTTGACAAATCCAGTGTATACTCCCTGCAG GTCTTTCTGTGATTCGTCGATAAATTATTCCGGTATCGACCGAATTGGCGGTGTTCTATCTCACCTGAACAAAGCGTTTCAAAACGATCTACTTCAGTTACTTGGAAGCGATCACCTGCAGCTGCAGCAGGAGACTGTCACAGCTGAGGCTGAGAATACGCAGTTAACTGCAAACGCGTTTGCTGCTGGAAATACAAGAgttgcagcggcagcagcagcagcagcagaatcGCCTGTCATATCGGTATTTGCCCGAatgataaacgtaaattcggtAAACGTTGGAGGATCGTCACTTTTAGAAAGGATAGGATACTTTCCTTACCATAGTAGAGAAGATGGAACTCCTATGCAACTTGGGCCACAAGATTCTGCAATGTCTCTTATCGAATTGTTGGATGGAATCATATTGTTTTATCATGCTGCAGCCAAGAAACAAATTGCTAAAGTAGCAAACATAAGAGATGTTATGTCAGAGTATATTATCGCAATTTCAGAAACGAAAAATAGATTGGATCtagtaaaaaattttaatgaccGAATCTCTCAAGACATTCAACTACAGTTGCTCAAGACTATTgagattttcaacaaaaaattgaCCGAGCAGGCCCGACACATGGCTTGGGTGCGAGCGGTCGTGTACTCGGAAGAGAAGCAACAACGCTTAGTATGGCTGCTAAAAACGATATTGACGACTCTGGAAAAGGCGAGCGAAAATGGCAATTTATTCAGTTTCGTTCCCGAATTTTATCTCGAAGTCTTGGCCGATTTGTTAAATAGCTTGAAAAACCACATTCATCCAACTGTTCCCATGGACAGAATCGCGGGCTTCAAAGAAATGTTGCAAGAGATCGCTCAGTTTTTGTGCGATCATTTTCAAGATACGCGAATCGTAAATGCCAATTCGAAAGatactttaattttaactttagcTGGCTTTGCTTCCAATTCCATGACTCTCGAAGCCCTGGAGAGCGTCTCTAGAGACTCTCGAATGAAAATGGTTTCGAATTTATTGAGGTCCTATGAAAACCGAGCGTGGGCACAATCAAACTGGATTTTGGTAAGATTTTGGCAAGGGAACGGATTTGCTTTTCGTTATGACAAAAGTCCCCACATAGCTAAGAAGGTCGGACCAAAGATATTAAATCAGGAGTCGTTGGCGCAACCCATAA AACCGTGTCCATCGAGTGTGTTCCAAGACCACATTAAACAAGTATTATTGAGTAACAATCAAGCCACTACTctgtttttaaactctttgcTCAATCAACTAAATTGGGCGTTCTCAGAATTTATCGGAATGATTCAAGAAATTCACAATGTATCTTCCAGGCCAGAGCGCGTTTTCATCGAATCGCGACAGCTGAAAATATGTGCCACCTGCTTTGATCTCGCAGTATCACTTTTAAGAGTCCTAGAAATGATAGCGTCTATAGCTCCTAACGTATTTACTGACTCCTCTCTTCCATCCAGCGAAAACCTTCTTGCCCGACTGTGTCAG CTGCTTTGTCAGATATTGAATCGAACGAGTATGCAGACTAGTTCTTTTCAGCATGTTGTTCTATTAGATATTCCCGATCTTCAAACTGTTGATCATTTTCCCATTTTAACCGCTGTTGTAGGAATTTTACTAGCTTTGTTAAAAGAAGATATGCTGATAAGTG aATCGGATCAAGTTCCAAAAGTAACGAAAGCAATAATCACGGAACCTAGTTTTCAAATGACTTCACTCTACTTTGTTTTGGGTGATgttaaaaatacgaaaattaaaaatctgaaGCCGTTTTCTTTTCTCAATT ATAAAGACCAACACCTGCACGTGACGGAAGCCGAAATTGATTTAGTCAAAAAAATGATTCGTCATTTGGATTATTATCGAACGCAATTGCCGTTAGCCGAAACACCGTGCAATGATGATGATCTTTGCACGATTTGCTATGCCTATCCTATCACAGCTATATTCAAGCCGTGTAACCATACTTCTTGTCATGCTTGTATAGACCGACATCTGTTGAACAGCAGAAATTGTTTTTTCTGTAAAGCATCTATAACTCAAGTTGTAAGTACCGAAGGAAAAGTTCTACACGAATTTTCAAGTGAAACTTCCATCCAAGTTTCATCATCAGAATCAACAGAAGACTCGATGCAGCCTTAA
- the LOC100123630 gene encoding E3 ubiquitin-protein ligase RNF123 isoform X3: MYLKELVTNVFGSPFFDEINNPVSCNESLDKDHSEIQRIINQIEQRVGQILFEAKNENNLVDDREGRLGPKLVRLDTSTHHGLFIVSSDRLSVNSQSNFSTMRANTGVYRGKWMYEVQLGSKGVMQLGWGTAQCKFNQESGVGDIVNSYAYDGNRVRKWNVSTHKYGEPWLSGDIIGCAIDMDNGSISFYRNGKNLGVAFERITMGPGILYFPTVSLAFTENITTNFGTTPMRYPIEGYQILQQRPAVEIQNAQILFEWLERLLKEYKNLDDLIKFCKEDQIISIRAFMACVARCILKQIGPLVAVPYIAQDIFVPFVKKIIKIDNDMLFTCLDLMWTFLEKHEMKVCLETAVTYLSSVFRQVSVVLKYPDQCAVLVLLNNLCQHTRTRHYLLQFILFDKVKFANFIHVKPVDDDCLNNIVNTIWWETSPIDSLIESNKVHYTKACDEIKFCVTEVESLQVELLKTLLINTDGDATSTPTSRTIFLRKFRRFVKENLISSRPMPMHQTPLPITLCCFHRLLVTFRVLWNDEIGLTNPVYTPCRSFCDSSINYSGIDRIGGVLSHLNKAFQNDLLQLLGSDHLQLQQETVTAEAENTQLTANAFAAGNTRVAAAAAAAAESPVISVFARMINVNSVNVGGSSLLERIGYFPYHSREDGTPMQLGPQDSAMSLIELLDGIILFYHAAAKKQIAKVANIRDVMSEYIIAISETKNRLDLVKNFNDRISQDIQLQLLKTIEIFNKKLTEQARHMAWVRAVVYSEEKQQRLVWLLKTILTTLEKASENGNLFSFVPEFYLEVLADLLNSLKNHIHPTVPMDRIAGFKEMLQEIAQFLCDHFQDTRIVNANSKDTLILTLAGFASNSMTLEALESVSRDSRMKMVSNLLRSYENRAWAQSNWILVRFWQGNGFAFRYDKSPHIAKKVGPKILNQESLAQPIKPCPSSVFQDHIKQVLLSNNQATTLFLNSLLNQLNWAFSEFIGMIQEIHNVSSRPERVFIESRQLKICATCFDLAVSLLRVLEMIASIAPNVFTDSSLPSSENLLARLCQLLCQILNRTSMQTSSFQHVVLLDIPDLQTVDHFPILTAVVGILLALLKEDMLISESDQVPKVTKAIITEPSFQMTSLYFVLGDVKNTKIKNLKPFSFLNYKDQHLHVTEAEIDLVKKMIRHLDYYRTQLPLAETPCNDDDLCTICYAYPITAIFKPCNHTSCHACIDRHLLNSRNCFFCKASITQVVSTEGKVLHEFSSETSIQVSSSESTEDSMQP, from the exons ATGTATCTTAAAGAATTGGTGACAAACGTTTTTGGATCACCTTTTTTTGATGAAATTAATAATCCTGTAAGCTGCAATGAATCACTCGATAAAGATCATTCAGA GATCCAACGGATTATTAATCAAATTGAACAACGAGTCGGACAAATATTATTTGAAGCaaagaatgaaaataatttggTTGATGATAGAGAAGGAAGATTAGGGCCTAAGCTTGTAAGGTTAGACACATCTACGCATCATGGTCTATTTATTGTATCATCTGACAGACTCAGCGTCAATTCACAAAGCAACTTTAGTACAATGAGAGCAAATACTGGAGTTTATCGAGGTAAATGGATGTACGAAGTTCAATTAGGCTCCAAAGGAGTAATGCAATTAGGCTGGGGCACGGCGCAATGTAAATTTAATCAAGAATCTGGAGTTG GTGATATAGTTAATTCGTACGCGTACGATGGAAACCGTGTGAGAAAGTGGAATGTATCCACGCACAAATATGGAGAGCCTTGGCTCTCTGGCGATATAATTGGCTGTGCTATAGATATGGATAATGGATCGATATCGTTTTATAGGAATGGAAAAAATTTAGGAGTGGCTTTTGAAAGAATTACCATGGGTCCAGGCATTCTGTATTTTCCAACAGTGAGTTTAGCGTTCACTGAAAATATAACAACAAATTTTGGAACAACACCAATGAGGTATCCGATAGAAGGTTATCAAATATTACAACAACGTCCAGCTGTTGAAATTCAGAATGCTCAAATTTTGTTTGAATGGTTGGAAAGACTACTCAAGGAGTATAAAAACCTAGATGATTTAATCAAGTTTTGTAAAGAAGATCAAATTATAAGTATCAGAGCTTTTATGGCATGTGTAGCAAggtgtattttaaaacaaattggTCCACTGGTCGCCGTACCGTACATTGCACAAGACATTTTTGTTCCGTttgtaaagaaaattataaaaattgataacgATATGCTATTCACGTGTTTGGACTTGATGTGGacgtttttagaaaaacatGAAATGAAAGTTTGTTTGGAAACTGCCGTTACCTATCTATCATCTGTATTTCGACAAGTGTCGGTTGTTCTCAAATATCCAGATCAGTGCGCGGTTCTCGTGTTGCTGAATAATCTGTGTCAACACACAAGAACGAGACATTACCTattgcaatttattttatttgacaAGGTGAAATTCGCTAATTTTATTCACGTTAAACCAGTAGATGACGACTGTTtgaataatattgtaaatacAATTTGGTGGGAAACCAGTCCGATTGATTCGTTGATAGAAAGTAATAAGGTGCATTATACGAAGGCTTGtgatgaaataaaattttgtgtaaCAG AAGTTGAATCACTTCAAGTAGAGTTATTAAAGACACTTTTGATCAATACCGATGGGGATGCAACCAGCACACCTACATCACGTACAATTTTTTTGAGGAAATTTCGACGTTTTGTGAAGGAAAATTTAATATCCAGCCGT CCAATGCCGATGCACCAGACCCCGTTACCTATCACATTGTGCTGTTTCCATCGACTTTTGGTGACTTTCAGAGTTTTGTGGAATGATGAAATCGGCTTGACAAATCCAGTGTATACTCCCTGCAG GTCTTTCTGTGATTCGTCGATAAATTATTCCGGTATCGACCGAATTGGCGGTGTTCTATCTCACCTGAACAAAGCGTTTCAAAACGATCTACTTCAGTTACTTGGAAGCGATCACCTGCAGCTGCAGCAGGAGACTGTCACAGCTGAGGCTGAGAATACGCAGTTAACTGCAAACGCGTTTGCTGCTGGAAATACAAGAgttgcagcggcagcagcagcagcagcagaatcGCCTGTCATATCGGTATTTGCCCGAatgataaacgtaaattcggtAAACGTTGGAGGATCGTCACTTTTAGAAAGGATAGGATACTTTCCTTACCATAGTAGAGAAGATGGAACTCCTATGCAACTTGGGCCACAAGATTCTGCAATGTCTCTTATCGAATTGTTGGATGGAATCATATTGTTTTATCATGCTGCAGCCAAGAAACAAATTGCTAAAGTAGCAAACATAAGAGATGTTATGTCAGAGTATATTATCGCAATTTCAGAAACGAAAAATAGATTGGATCtagtaaaaaattttaatgaccGAATCTCTCAAGACATTCAACTACAGTTGCTCAAGACTATTgagattttcaacaaaaaattgaCCGAGCAGGCCCGACACATGGCTTGGGTGCGAGCGGTCGTGTACTCGGAAGAGAAGCAACAACGCTTAGTATGGCTGCTAAAAACGATATTGACGACTCTGGAAAAGGCGAGCGAAAATGGCAATTTATTCAGTTTCGTTCCCGAATTTTATCTCGAAGTCTTGGCCGATTTGTTAAATAGCTTGAAAAACCACATTCATCCAACTGTTCCCATGGACAGAATCGCGGGCTTCAAAGAAATGTTGCAAGAGATCGCTCAGTTTTTGTGCGATCATTTTCAAGATACGCGAATCGTAAATGCCAATTCGAAAGatactttaattttaactttagcTGGCTTTGCTTCCAATTCCATGACTCTCGAAGCCCTGGAGAGCGTCTCTAGAGACTCTCGAATGAAAATGGTTTCGAATTTATTGAGGTCCTATGAAAACCGAGCGTGGGCACAATCAAACTGGATTTTGGTAAGATTTTGGCAAGGGAACGGATTTGCTTTTCGTTATGACAAAAGTCCCCACATAGCTAAGAAGGTCGGACCAAAGATATTAAATCAGGAGTCGTTGGCGCAACCCATAA AACCGTGTCCATCGAGTGTGTTCCAAGACCACATTAAACAAGTATTATTGAGTAACAATCAAGCCACTACTctgtttttaaactctttgcTCAATCAACTAAATTGGGCGTTCTCAGAATTTATCGGAATGATTCAAGAAATTCACAATGTATCTTCCAGGCCAGAGCGCGTTTTCATCGAATCGCGACAGCTGAAAATATGTGCCACCTGCTTTGATCTCGCAGTATCACTTTTAAGAGTCCTAGAAATGATAGCGTCTATAGCTCCTAACGTATTTACTGACTCCTCTCTTCCATCCAGCGAAAACCTTCTTGCCCGACTGTGTCAG CTGCTTTGTCAGATATTGAATCGAACGAGTATGCAGACTAGTTCTTTTCAGCATGTTGTTCTATTAGATATTCCCGATCTTCAAACTGTTGATCATTTTCCCATTTTAACCGCTGTTGTAGGAATTTTACTAGCTTTGTTAAAAGAAGATATGCTGATAAGTG aATCGGATCAAGTTCCAAAAGTAACGAAAGCAATAATCACGGAACCTAGTTTTCAAATGACTTCACTCTACTTTGTTTTGGGTGATgttaaaaatacgaaaattaaaaatctgaaGCCGTTTTCTTTTCTCAATT ATAAAGACCAACACCTGCACGTGACGGAAGCCGAAATTGATTTAGTCAAAAAAATGATTCGTCATTTGGATTATTATCGAACGCAATTGCCGTTAGCCGAAACACCGTGCAATGATGATGATCTTTGCACGATTTGCTATGCCTATCCTATCACAGCTATATTCAAGCCGTGTAACCATACTTCTTGTCATGCTTGTATAGACCGACATCTGTTGAACAGCAGAAATTGTTTTTTCTGTAAAGCATCTATAACTCAAGTTGTAAGTACCGAAGGAAAAGTTCTACACGAATTTTCAAGTGAAACTTCCATCCAAGTTTCATCATCAGAATCAACAGAAGACTCGATGCAGCCTTAA